ACAAGTAAATTTGGTGTCTGAAACTAGCTGTGTGCCCAAGCTTTGCGCGATGAACTTCAAGCCTACAGCATAACACTAGCAGAATTCCTAGTTGTGTTTCAGTGCCCTTCATGGACTTGAGTGAGCTATTGACTTCCATTTTCACCATGGAGTACCTAGCAATGAATGCAAAACTGCAAACGCCATGTCTATAAAACATTTATGTGCCTGTCTCCGATGTTTTCTGAGAACTGTCCGCAACAATTAGTTACTTCCAGCAAGGAATCAAAATCCTATGATGCTTTGATATGTCCCCTTTTATAATGTTCGCGATAACCTACGAAaaaattcttagttttttttccccagAGATAgaaggatttttcttttcttttttggttagACTCTGCTAGATGGCCTGCATCTAAAGAAGGGAAGGTGAATAAAGAAGTGCCATTGCCATCTCCATGCTGTAATTACAATAAGAAGCTTACTGTCATAATTACTCGTcattaaaagagaaaacaagCTGCATATGTGTCTTCTTTCTCCAAAACTTTCAGATTTCAAATCTGCAATATGCTATTCTCAAAAAAATAGACTACTTATATGTCTAGAAACCCTCCTGAGTTAAGTTGCCATCGCCTCCAATCATAGTTGAACTGGGACTCTCCCTTCCCTAGAAGTAGGACTAAATCTGTTGTGTCGGATACTGTTGCAGTCAATAATTCAAATCTAAGGTGTTCTTCAAGTAACATTCTCCTGCCAACAAAGCATAACTAACAAAAAATGAATGGGAGATATACCTTTTAAAGAAGAGAATGCAACAGAAGAGATGGCAATTGCGTAAGCAAATACCACAGAATTCTAATCTTGTTCATCCTGAAATGTGCAAGCTATTGCTGAATCCTGGAATTTCAGATGATAAATACTGGAGAACTTGAATGCTAAGAACTTTTCATGGAAGATTGACAACTTGGGAAATGCTTGCTATGATTGGTGAGAATTTTTTACACAGTGTATAAAGCTATAAGTTTAGGGAATCTTGAATGTTGATCGTATATAACTGTCAAACTTCATATCGTCATTTGCTAAATCCCGTGTATAATTTTTGTAACTGTGCCTCAATTCATCTATTATACCTAAACCTAAAAATCCGAGATCATCAACTTCATTTGCTTTCCTGATGCCCTTAAGATATGCGCCATTCAATTGTCTGATACataacaaggaaaataaaaatgtctaaGCTGATTAATTTGTGAAATCAGCAATAACTTCTCTTACTGAATCATATGATAGTTCTCTgcatttttttggtgtttgtccAGATTGTTTATCACAGTTCTTTATGCTGATCTTATTTGGCTTAATGATATGTTAATTTATTCCATGAATTGAATCATATGCATGCTTTAGatatttccttttatatttacatAACTGTGCTCTCAAATTCATTACTTATTTGCTTTGTAGTGGTTTGATTACATTCAGAAAGCCAGTTCTcaaatttcatgatttcattATGTCATCCTCTAGAAGCTCTGACTTGATATCCATTATGTCTGTAAGCTATAGCTCCTCCCCCACCCCCCATAGTAATGAAAGAGATTCCAAATCTTTCTGAGGATTTTGATACGTGCATATCCTCTGCTGCTTGTATAAAAGAAGTTGTTGTAGGTAACTCTGAGGGGAAAAAGTCGATAAAGAATTCTTTGATTTTCCATGCAAGCTTTGGCCATCTACAtcaatttatttcatgtttcatttcctttagcgacaattaacaataaaagatggaagttaaaaaaaaaaaaatccatgggATAAGAGATCTGCACTTAAAATCGATATGGTAGTGGGTAGGatctccttgtttttttttctgagtgGTCTTGAATTGATCGtagttttcttgaattttaggtATGCCTAAGTATGGTATGATTTCTGTCTTAACTGTGTTTATTTCTTATGGCTACCAAATGAGTGGTGTCATAATTCTATTATTATGCATTGAACTCTGAGTTCTGTGTTTTCTCATCAGCCTTAAAAGTGAGAAGTTTTTgattcctctctctttctccctttttgtttcttgtcaaaaaaaatttcctttttaGATTGAAGATCATGGTTTGGTTCGTCTGTCAGGATTTTGTTTGACAAATGTTGCACCATGCATGCAGATTTCTGAAGCATCAATTAGCACAAACTGCAGGAACATTATCATTCCTTGCAGAAAGAATAAGGACAATGGTTGTCAATTGTTTACAAGGACATTAGAAGAGATTGGTACAGGCGTACAGCTACAAGAGTTCTTTTCCCTCCACATCAGGTCTCTggcttttcatttttcttgtttcgTGTTTGTGTATATGCAAATGCATTTTCTATTCTGCAGCGGCAGCAAATTTATACTCCTTCAGAGGAACCCACGGAGCTTGCAGACGCCAAAATGCTCAGCGCACTTCAGCACCACAATCAAATGTGGAGCCTGCATGCTACGAAAGTAATAGCTGTTGATCTTCAAAAATGATGAGAGCAGGCCAGAAGCAGTTCTTCTTTGATCTTGGAAGCAATAAGAGTGATCATTTCCTTGAGATTACCAACGGTTCATATTCAAGAGAAGGCCATTTGACTGAAGAGAATGTCAAGAATAGCGGTGCAGTGCAGAAATGAGTGAAACTCAAGTGTTGAACGCAGATGAAGAAGCTTTAATCTGATACCTCTACTCTGTTTAGACAAGTCATGGGACTTTTGATGTCTTAAACTGGATCAACCCTCTTGTTTATCAAACTTTCTGTACTTGACAAACCATAGAACCTTCTGAACATTGGATCAATGAACAGTATTTTGTACATCTGAAATGGAAGCATCTAGTCCTGGTAATGAGATGGAAGCATGCAAACAGGTCATGGTGATGCAGTAAGCTGTATCAGATTTGGGCTGCCCTTTCTGTGGGAGTATGTAAGCAAGCAAGCAGATGGACAAGTTTTTGGAAGCCGACAGCTCCACCTTACTGCTCTGGTTTCCTGCTCGGGCATTTTGTGACTTGGGGTTGGATCCTAAGCTAGGCTCACCTGATTAGACCCAGCCTAATTAAATGCAATCAAAAGATATTCATATTACTAATTATTGGATACATAATGGCCGGATGGCGGGATTGTTAGGTGAACTCACCTCTCGTTAAATCAATCTAGGTTTATtccaaaataatttagaaaaaaaaaattaaatcacattattttggattaaaaaattaaaatactattgtttaaaaaaattattaaagttgaCTTGACAAAATCAGTCTCAGAAATAAATGtcaccattatatatatatatatccttttttcttgaattctaCAATATTTGATGTCCCACAGGTACATAGATTAGACCAATATTACTCTGGTATAGCAAATCATGATTATTTACATCcgagtattttgtttttttaacatgtttattttttaattgaaaaaaatattaaattgatgtttttttagtgttttttaataattttaatatattaatataaaaaataaataaaattttaaaaaaccattttaatttatttttaaaaataaatatttttaaaaaaaacactctaatTACCATACTAAGAGCATGTTTGGGAACATGGTTCAACCCACgtttccaaaaaattaaaaaaaaaaatttttgctaaaatttaatatgatttaaacgttttggattgttttgatgtactgatgtcaaaaataaatttttaaaataaaaaaatatcattaacatatattttaacataaaaaattatttaaaaaataccaacaaCCACAATGCAACACAATCACAATCATATCAAATTTTCACTGCCACTCCCATCGGTATTTGACAAGGATATGGTAAACAGGAGCCAATACATGCCAGTCCAAAAGGTTGCCTTCAAGCAATATAGGGCAACCAATCTTAGATGGATATGCCCTACTGGGACCTGGACACCTGGATGGAGAAGGAAGGAGCTTCTTGATATTCAATGCCTATATTTGTGCAGATCATTCAAAGCATGGGAATTTTTAACTGATGTGTTGGGAATCAGGACACCTGGTAGGGAAGGAGAGGAGCTTTGGATTCGAAATCACTAAAATGTGTTCAAAGTATATAGATAGGTAGACCCCACAAAGCATTTTGTGTTGAGCAAGTCAAGGCACATAGGAAGAGGAGAGGAGTCTAGGGATTCTTCAATCCCTGAACTTGTGCTGATAAATAATACAAGTTTATCCCCACAAAGATTAGGTTTTCCAACGATGTGTCCTGATTTGACTTGAggctttggtttttttgaaaaaacgcCATGCGAAATGCAAGATTGTGTCAGAAATAGAAATTTCCTCCCCCGCACAAAGCATCATAATGTCTGCGAAGGGAGTCGGGCCACGTTGATCCATCCTCGTCCACAAGCAAGAGCTTTATCCATTTTACTTCACTTCtatagtacttttttttttttctgtagtcAAGTTTCATGCATCTTCTCATCTGGTCCAGCAAAACCCCACTTGCTGCTGCTGCCTGCAGACAGAGATTTGGTCATCTAGTGGCCCTAACTTACATCAATCATCCTACAGTTGACAACAGTTTTTTTGGCGTCCACAAACATAGAAGCACCAAGCCTTTCTTTTTCACTAttaaaaagagaagatattTCTTTCCCTTAGAGGATAAGACTCTCGCATGGGATGGGGAAGGGCATATACACATCAATGATATCATAAACTCagatgaaagaaagaaatgatggaAATATTAGCTGTATAGCTGCTGCATTAAATTGATACTGCAATCGGTACAAGCcaaacgagaaaaaaaaaaagctttttaaaaattagatccCTCTTCAGGCTCGTACACGGTACATGCAAAGGCTaggatccaaaaaaataaatccgtAACCCTGCAACTCCATGAGGACATACATACATCATGACTTGAGCCTCTTTTGGTTTGTTCATTCCTAATATTGATACGAAATGAAAGTAGAGCACAGACTGTACAATGATAGCAGGGAGGAGGTCAATGATGACTGCCCACATCATCTCCCAGAACTCACTAGGGTTTTCTCCTCTGAGTCTTGAGCAGACTTCGAGCTTGTTataggaagaggaagaggtAGACCTCGGTCTGAAAGAGATGGGCTTGCTGTTGGTGCTACCTCTTCCTCTGCAGGGACAGGAGCAGGTTGAACTGGTTTGGGTGTATACGTGAAGGAGAGATCTTTGTTAGCTGCCAATGCAACAAGCTCTTTTTCCTCCAACCCTTTTGTTGGCCCAAGGCTACATCGCTCTGGTGTGTGCTTGGCCAATGCatctttgaatttcttgatCTGAAATAGAACCAAAACAAAGACCAACATTATAGAAACAATCAATGAGATTGACAAAGTACGTGCAATAAATTGAATGATCAATGCAAAATGCTAGCAACTTACATCCATTAATCTGGTTCAGTAAAAAACTGGGTTTGTGAAGCAACATTCAAGATTAAGTAGTTAAGTTGAGTGTGATGTGGTTCCAATGAGTTGATAAATCTTggattttgaagagaaaaaaatgcagaaaatgGTTTATCTCAAGAATCAATCAAGCTCTGCATTTCATTATTTCACCATTAAAGCTCTTGGCATACAAGAAACAGAAAATCAAAGGCGAAACTGAAACCAATTGGTCTGTTCATAAAATTAACAGTTATTAAACTCACTTCAAATATTACAATTAATCAACAAAAGAAGTGAAGGAATGGCAAAACTAACCGTAGCATTAGTACAGCTAAAGCTGCATAACCGGCCATGAGCTCCTCTATAAAACCGGAAGAATGGTAACACATGGACATTGAGGCTATAACACATGGATTTGTGCTCCTCGTAATTAACTTGAAGAAACTGTACATCTGGATTCATCTCTGCCAATTGACATATCTGCCCGAAAAAGGACTCCCATTAGCATTCTTCCAGAAAACTAAatccatcaaaaaaaataaaaaaacaactaaaccaCTCATATTCACATGCACATGCACCACATGTATATCGAAATAGTTATGCAGATCATACCTTGGGATGGAGAGCTTTGCAGCCACCACATCCAGGGGAAAAGAAATCAACTACAACAAGTTGGTCCCCAGCATTCATTAGGGAATCCACAAGATCTTGCGCAGAAGTTACTTCTCTCATGTTGGGTTGCAGACCTTTCTCCCACCATTTTTTAGCATATTTAAGTTTAAGGCCAGTCTATTAATTCCACaaaagataacaaaaggaaaaaaccatTAAGCTATCCATCCTTGTAATATCAAAATGAcacgaaataaaaaaatcaaaactttgagTTTCCACAATATACAAAATCTcatgattctttttattaattaaaaaaagaacaaaaatccaGACTCTCTTTTCCTCTAAAAACCGAATATTGAGGACCCAGCTCCTCCGATTCATTCAATGGTTAAGCGAAATCACAGTAATTTAAGCaatccaataattaaaaatcaaccaaCAATTACGATAACAAACagggaagaaattaaaaattcaaccccacaagaaaataaaaaaaaatcactcaaaacaaaatcaaaatagagaATAAATCCAAACCATAAAAATTTGACTAACCAGAGCCACAACCGAAGCTTGAGGAAGATACCCTCTTCTGGGTTTGCTTTGATTTCCATGAACAACAACCCTCTTGCCATAAAAATCACTACAAGACGAAGATCTTGAAATTTGAGATCTCAAACCCTGTGGTTTGACCCTCGAAGGAAACCCTTTAAGCCTGCAACTCTTTGTAAAAACAGAAATAGTATTCTGTTGCCGGGTTTGATAGTTACCAGAAGAAAATAGATTTGTCTTGCTCAAAACCTCTGTCATAATttctcaaaacaatttgaaaaaagaagacaaaacaaTTGTTTCTGAAGCCAAAGAAAGCTCAGGTTCTtgcaaaaacataaagaaaggcTTTTGCTTTATTGGTTTTGGTCTTTTCTCTTTGAATAGATAAAGcgttttcctctctctttctttctttctgagcTGGGAAATGTTGAAAATTGAAGATGGTGGTGGGGTGTTTTGGGCCGCTAGATTTTTGTATTGGATGATGGATCTAACGGTTGGAGAAATTGGTGAAATTTGAAGATTATTGGATAAGGTCGTTATTTTGTGctgtttaagatttattttgttgaCGTTTGCCGGTTTTTATGGTTGATAGCGGCACGTGAGGCGCTCGATGTCTTAAACGTGGCGTCATCTAATCTTATGGTTTTTTCGGATTTGGAATTGGATGGATGGAATACTTTGgaagcttctttttctttttctttttctttttctttttcttttttttggggttATTTTCCAACCTCTAGCAGCGGTAGAGATTTACCTTaatcacatggaaaaaaatatataaaaatattttaaataaaattatattgatggaaaaaatattttaagagttGAAAAGGcttcaactttgatttttcccaaaagaagtagttttttttatgtatttaataatatgatggaaagtatttttttctaaataattttttattttttttatatttttaacatcaacttatgatatcataaaaaattttaaaacatattattttaatattttttaaataaaaaatatttaaaaaaattaaaataaaatgtgtttgttattgtgttgaaaactttattttaaaaaaattgattttttttcaaattaatttttttatatttttatattgttttgatatacttatgataaaaataatttttaaaaaattaatattatttttatatatttttaaataaaaaatactttaaaaaataactactaatattcataaaataaaaacttaacctTGAGGGGTTTAACTCAACTACTCATGCTTTGAGTTTTCTTTCGAGAAATTATTAGTTCAAGTATCACAAATTCTAAAGGCTTAtctaatcattaattttaaaaacttaaaaaattaataaaaatatatataaattaattcaaacattttttttaaaaaaaaaaacctactgaACCAGCCATTACAATTCGCAACATCATATTTCCATTATCCATATCCATTCACCGAGAACAGTGTTGGGTTCCATCATCTCCAGGCCCCATCATCAATCTTTAAGAACAGAGTGCTGAGTACTATTCGGTTGTTTAGTGGGCTGGACAAGCCACAGGAAACAGATCCCATCTCTCCAGGCCTCAGCCTTAATATTTCCCGCAACTCTCTCTCTAACAATTGAAAGTCGGTTAGGAGTGATGATAGATTCTGACTGAAAAGGTCACTGTTCTTTTCCATGGATACTTGTTGCCTACCGGTCAGCATTCAGGATTGAAAATGAAGTAGATGCTTACCCTGAAGATTCCAAGACCAACATCATCACATCACAAATCTAAGTTTAACATCCCAAAATGTTTCATCTTGCCCACAACCTATCCAAACCCAATTCAATCGCATGCTCAAGATTCAATCTTCAACCCCACAACACTTCCAGGCTCCCCATATCCCACATTACCCCACCCAGGAAAGTTACTTCATTTTCTAAAAACCCTAACATTCTCATTCCTAGGTGCACAACACAAGATACCATTTCACTTTCCATCACTACTACTCGTGAGGATAGAGCAGACGATGGTATATTTACCAAGGAAAATGAAGTTCTGGTATTAGAAACCCCAGAAGGAAGTAAAAAGAATTTCTGGGGTGCTGTCAGTTTGATTATTGGCACTGCTGTAGGGCCTGGAATGCTGGGCTTACCAACCGCAACTATAAGGTCTGTTTCTTTTACATCAACCATTGTCATCATCCTTTGTTGGGTTTATGTAATCTCCTCTATCATTCTTGTTGCTGAGCTTAGTTTTGCTGCTATGCAAGAAGATGGAGTTGCAGAGGTAAGCTTTACTGGCCTTGCAACAAAAGCATTAGGAAGCAAATTTGGTGCTTTTGTGGCGGTGGTTTATGCTAGCTTAAGTTTTTCTTTGCTAGTAGCATGTGTTTCAGGCATTGGTTCAATAGTATCACAGTGGTTTCCATGGATGAATGTTGTGTTGGCTCATGCTTTGTTTCCTGTTGCTGCTGGGTTTGTAATTGGGTTCTTCCCTTTTAAGGTCATTGATACTGCTAACAGGCTTTTATGCTTGCTCATGCTTTTCTCCATAACTTCACTGGTAGCTATTGGTTTATCTGTGGCCAGAACAAATATATTAGCCTCCCTTGTTCCCACCTCGTTGAGTATTTCAACAATCTTGCCTGCTATCCCTGTAACTGTACTTACGTTGGGGTTCCATGTTATCACCCCTTTTATATGTAAGATAGCTGGGAATTCTGTATCTGAGGCTAGAAAAGCAGTGCTGATTGGTGGGGCTGTTCCTTTGATAATGGTTTTGTCATGGAATTTGATTGTTTTGGGGCTTGCTGGTGCTAACACAGCCACCTCCTCCAATGACCCAATCTCTCTCTTGCTCTCTGTCAATCCTTCTGCTTTATCTGCTGTCCAGGGCTTTGCTTTTTCGGCTTTGGCAACTAGCTTGATAGGTTATGCAGTCAGCTTTCCGAGACAGCTTCTTGATACCTTGGAGTTGATATTCACAAAAACTAAATCTGAAAAACAGATTCACAGTCAATGTCAAATATTTGCTAATGGGGATAGTGCTGGTAGAATTGGATTCGTAACCTTTTCTGGTCGGCATAATCTTGGAAATACAGGGAGGGCTTCATTTGATGGAACAAGGTGTTTTGCTGCATCAGAAGTGAAGCCACCATCAAGCACGGCCGAGTCTAATGCATTCCACCATAAATTTGTAATGATGCTTGTACTTGGTGTTCCCATTCTTATAGGATCCTTCTTTCGCTCAACCTTTTCAAGAGCTCTTGATTTTGCTGGAGTTTATGCAAATTGCTTCCTGTTTGGCATACTTCCTCCAGTAATGGCATATGTACAGCAATCCAGGAAGAAGCTCAGGTATTGCAGGCAATTCCATGTTCAGTTATTCGCTAATTAATAGGATGTTTGCACTTCTGATCCACAATGAAAAcctcaaaagaaaaacaatattaaagacAGCAAAAAAGCACCTAACATATTTGAGACATCCGATAATATATTTGCACCTGCTGAAGCCTAAATCTTAAGGTCAATCTCATATCTTGGAAAGCAAACATAAACCAATTTATCATTTCATAATGAGTTGTTATTATGTGTCTGTAAAATGCATGTTATTTCTCAACAATTTCCCAACTTTACACCAAATAACAAGTAATTCGTTTCCATGC
This genomic interval from Populus nigra chromosome 11, ddPopNigr1.1, whole genome shotgun sequence contains the following:
- the LOC133668679 gene encoding thioredoxin-like 1-1, chloroplastic isoform X1 is translated as MTEVLSKTNLFSSGNYQTRQQNTISVFTKSCRLKGFPSRVKPQGLRSQISRSSSCSDFYGKRVVVHGNQSKPRRGYLPQASVVALTGLKLKYAKKWWEKGLQPNMREVTSAQDLVDSLMNAGDQLVVVDFFSPGCGGCKALHPKICQLAEMNPDVQFLQVNYEEHKSMCYSLNVHVLPFFRFYRGAHGRLCSFSCTNATIKKFKDALAKHTPERCSLGPTKGLEEKELVALAANKDLSFTYTPKPVQPAPVPAEEEVAPTASPSLSDRGLPLPLPITSSKSAQDSEEKTLVSSGR
- the LOC133668679 gene encoding thioredoxin-like 1-1, chloroplastic isoform X2 is translated as MTEVLSKTNLFSSGNYQTRQQNTISVFTKSCRLKGFPSRVKPQGLRSQISRSSSCSDFYGKRVVVHGNQSKPRRGYLPQASVVALICQLAEMNPDVQFLQVNYEEHKSMCYSLNVHVLPFFRFYRGAHGRLCSFSCTNATIKKFKDALAKHTPERCSLGPTKGLEEKELVALAANKDLSFTYTPKPVQPAPVPAEEEVAPTASPSLSDRGLPLPLPITSSKSAQDSEEKTLVSSGR
- the LOC133668489 gene encoding uncharacterized protein LOC133668489 produces the protein MFHLAHNLSKPNSIACSRFNLQPHNTSRLPISHITPPRKVTSFSKNPNILIPRCTTQDTISLSITTTREDRADDGIFTKENEVLVLETPEGSKKNFWGAVSLIIGTAVGPGMLGLPTATIRSVSFTSTIVIILCWVYVISSIILVAELSFAAMQEDGVAEVSFTGLATKALGSKFGAFVAVVYASLSFSLLVACVSGIGSIVSQWFPWMNVVLAHALFPVAAGFVIGFFPFKVIDTANRLLCLLMLFSITSLVAIGLSVARTNILASLVPTSLSISTILPAIPVTVLTLGFHVITPFICKIAGNSVSEARKAVLIGGAVPLIMVLSWNLIVLGLAGANTATSSNDPISLLLSVNPSALSAVQGFAFSALATSLIGYAVSFPRQLLDTLELIFTKTKSEKQIHSQCQIFANGDSAGRIGFVTFSGRHNLGNTGRASFDGTRCFAASEVKPPSSTAESNAFHHKFVMMLVLGVPILIGSFFRSTFSRALDFAGVYANCFLFGILPPVMAYVQQSRKKLRSSILPGGDITLLLLFSIAVILGIWH